ATTTTCGTGATCGAAGGAGAGCAGGTAACGCTTCTAGCCCACTCCTTGGGAACTCCACCTGGGCCTTCTTCGCTTCCCCTTCACTCCGAGCGCGGCGTCGTGCCTTATGTGGCCCGGACTGGAAGGGCCCTCTACCTTCCCGATGTGCGCAACGATCCCCGGTTCATTCCCGGCGCGCTTCCCAGCCAAAGCGAGCTTTGTCTTCCCTTGAAAATTGGGGAGCGCGTAATCGGGGTTTTAAACCTCCAAAGTCCGGAGCTTGCGGCTTTTGGTGCGGAGGAGACGCGGCTGGCTGAGGCCTTGGCCGATGTGGCCGCCATCGCCTTGGAAAATGCCCGCCTATTTGAGGAGATCACGAAAGCCAAGGAGAACCTGGCCCGCGAGGCCGCGGAGCGGAAGAAACTGTTGGAGCAGGTGGTGGCCGCGTTCTCCGCGGCCATGGGCCTCAAGGACCCGTTCACCGCCAAGCACCAGGAGCGCGTGGCGCGTCTGGCGTGCGCGATAGCTGAGGAACTTGGGCTTCCGCCGGAACAGGTGGAGGGGCTGCGTGTGGCCGCTCTTCTCCACGATGTAGGAAAAGTTTTGGCTGTGCCCAACGAGATTTTGAGCAAGCCGGGCAAACTCAGTGACCACGAGATGGCCCTCATCCGCACCCATCCGGATGTGGGCTACGAGCTTTTGTGCAATGTGGAGTTCCCCTGGCCGGTGGCGGAAATCGTTCGGCAGCACCACGAACGGCTGGACGGCTCGGGTTACCCCCGCGGCCTTAAAGGTGAGGAAATACTCCTTGAAGCACGAATTTTGGCGGTAGCCGACGTGGTGGAGGCCATAAGCTCGTTTCGCCCCTACCGACCAGCTCTGGGTTTGGACAAGGCTTTCGAGGAGATCCAAAACGCGGAGAAGTATGACCAAAACGCAGCCAGCGCCTGTCGGGCCGTGTTCGCCCGGGGCTTTACCTTTGGCTAGGGCGGGAGGATTCGAACCTCCGATCGCGGGTCCAAAGCCCGCTGCCTTACCGCTTGGCTACGCCCTAGCCCTGGTGGAGGTGGGGGGAGTTGAACCCCCGTCCGAAAACACCTTGG
The genomic region above belongs to Thermoplasmatales archaeon and contains:
- a CDS encoding HD domain-containing protein — protein: MKKALVLVRNPTDRKLLSAALADFGLETCFTHALNAEIPSELAVVLVEEALAELWKHELLSLKQRATAELRFLPVLVIVPQGRPVEKWLSLGFDDIVTIPISRKLLETQVTSWTELSEETAGRFRELVETAQVGFYRTTPEGKILYANPALVKLLGYESLAELAQRDLSREGFAPESPRTRFQEAVEKEGVVTNYEAVWLTRDGQKVFVVESARAVRDKSGKVLYYEGTVQDITPLRRYQEKLAKIGDFGRKLVLARTTEEVAQAVVNAARDILGLQDCGIFVIEGEQVTLLAHSLGTPPGPSSLPLHSERGVVPYVARTGRALYLPDVRNDPRFIPGALPSQSELCLPLKIGERVIGVLNLQSPELAAFGAEETRLAEALADVAAIALENARLFEEITKAKENLAREAAERKKLLEQVVAAFSAAMGLKDPFTAKHQERVARLACAIAEELGLPPEQVEGLRVAALLHDVGKVLAVPNEILSKPGKLSDHEMALIRTHPDVGYELLCNVEFPWPVAEIVRQHHERLDGSGYPRGLKGEEILLEARILAVADVVEAISSFRPYRPALGLDKAFEEIQNAEKYDQNAASACRAVFARGFTFG